The Neofelis nebulosa isolate mNeoNeb1 chromosome 16, mNeoNeb1.pri, whole genome shotgun sequence genome includes a window with the following:
- the SPOP gene encoding speckle-type POZ protein isoform X1, with product MSRVPSPPPPAEMSSGPVAESWCYTQIKVVKFSYMWTINNFSFCREEMGEVIKSSTFSSGANDKLKWCLRVNPKGLDEESKDYLSLYLLLVSCPKSEVRAKFKFSILNAKGEETKAMESQRAYRFVQGKDWGFKKFIRRDFLLDEANGLLPDDKLTLFCEVSVVQDSVNISGQNTMNMVKVPECRLADELGGLWENSRFTDCCLCVAGQEFQAHKAILAARSPVFSAMFEHEMEESKKNRVEINDVEPEVFKEMMCFIYTGKAPNLDKMADDLLAAADKYALERLKVMCEDALCSNLSVENAAEILILADLHSADQLKTQAVDFINYHASDVLETSGWKSMVVSHPHLVAEAYRSLASAQCPFLGPPRKRLKQS from the exons ATGTCAAGGGTTCCAAGTCCTCCGCCTCCGGCAGAAATGTCGAGTGGCCCCGTAGCTGAAAGCTGGTGCTACACACAG ATCAAGGTAGTGAAATTCTCCTACATGTGGACCATCAATAACTTTAGCTTTTGCCGGGAGGAAATGGGTGAAGTCATTAAAAGTTCAACCTTTTCATCAGGAGCCAATGATAAACTGAAATG GTGTTTGCGAGTAAACCCAAAAGGGCTAGATGAAGAAAGCAAAGATTACCTGTCACTTTACCTGTTACTGGTCAGCTGTCCAAAGAGTGAAGTTCGGGCAAAATTCAAATTCTCCATCCTGAATGCCAAGGGAGAAGAAACCAAAGCTATGG AGAGTCAACGGGCATATAGGTTTGTGCAAGGCAAAGACTGGGGATTCAAAAAATTCATCCGTAGAGATTTTCTCTTGGATGAGGCCAACGGGCTTCTCCCTGATGACAAGCTTACCCTTTTCTGTGAG GTGAGTGTGGTGCAAGATTCCGTCAACATTTCTGGCCAGAACACTATGAATATGGTGAAGGTCCCTGAGTGCCGGCTGGCCGATGAGCTGGGAGGACTGTGGGAGAACTCCCGGTTCACAGACTGCTGTCTGTGCGTTGCTGGCCAGGAGTTCCAGGCTCACAAAGCTATCTTGGCAG CTCGTTCTCCAGTTTTTAGTGCCATGTTTGAACATGAAATGGAGGAGAGCAAAAAG AATCGGGTTGAAATCAATGATGTGGAGCCTGAAGTTTTTAAGGAAATGATGTGCTTCATTTACACGGGGAAGGCTCCGAACCTCGACAAAATGGCTGATGATTTGCTGGCAGCTGCTGACAAG TATGCCCTGGAGCGTTTGAAGGTCATGTGTGAGGATGCCCTCTGCAGTAACCTCTCCGTGGAGAACGCCGCAGAAATTCTCATCCTGGCTGACCTCCACAGCGCGGATCAGTTGAAAACTCAGGCAGTGGATTTCATCAACTA TCACGCTTCGGATGTCCTGGAGACCTCTGGGTGGAAGTCGATGGTGGTGTCACATCCCCACTTGGTGGCTGAGGCGTACCGCTCTCTGGCTTCGGCACAGTGCCCTTTTCTGGGACCCCCACGCAAGCGCCTGAAGCAGTCCTAA
- the SPOP gene encoding speckle-type POZ protein isoform X2 produces the protein MWTINNFSFCREEMGEVIKSSTFSSGANDKLKWCLRVNPKGLDEESKDYLSLYLLLVSCPKSEVRAKFKFSILNAKGEETKAMESQRAYRFVQGKDWGFKKFIRRDFLLDEANGLLPDDKLTLFCEVSVVQDSVNISGQNTMNMVKVPECRLADELGGLWENSRFTDCCLCVAGQEFQAHKAILAARSPVFSAMFEHEMEESKKNRVEINDVEPEVFKEMMCFIYTGKAPNLDKMADDLLAAADKYALERLKVMCEDALCSNLSVENAAEILILADLHSADQLKTQAVDFINYHASDVLETSGWKSMVVSHPHLVAEAYRSLASAQCPFLGPPRKRLKQS, from the exons ATGTGGACCATCAATAACTTTAGCTTTTGCCGGGAGGAAATGGGTGAAGTCATTAAAAGTTCAACCTTTTCATCAGGAGCCAATGATAAACTGAAATG GTGTTTGCGAGTAAACCCAAAAGGGCTAGATGAAGAAAGCAAAGATTACCTGTCACTTTACCTGTTACTGGTCAGCTGTCCAAAGAGTGAAGTTCGGGCAAAATTCAAATTCTCCATCCTGAATGCCAAGGGAGAAGAAACCAAAGCTATGG AGAGTCAACGGGCATATAGGTTTGTGCAAGGCAAAGACTGGGGATTCAAAAAATTCATCCGTAGAGATTTTCTCTTGGATGAGGCCAACGGGCTTCTCCCTGATGACAAGCTTACCCTTTTCTGTGAG GTGAGTGTGGTGCAAGATTCCGTCAACATTTCTGGCCAGAACACTATGAATATGGTGAAGGTCCCTGAGTGCCGGCTGGCCGATGAGCTGGGAGGACTGTGGGAGAACTCCCGGTTCACAGACTGCTGTCTGTGCGTTGCTGGCCAGGAGTTCCAGGCTCACAAAGCTATCTTGGCAG CTCGTTCTCCAGTTTTTAGTGCCATGTTTGAACATGAAATGGAGGAGAGCAAAAAG AATCGGGTTGAAATCAATGATGTGGAGCCTGAAGTTTTTAAGGAAATGATGTGCTTCATTTACACGGGGAAGGCTCCGAACCTCGACAAAATGGCTGATGATTTGCTGGCAGCTGCTGACAAG TATGCCCTGGAGCGTTTGAAGGTCATGTGTGAGGATGCCCTCTGCAGTAACCTCTCCGTGGAGAACGCCGCAGAAATTCTCATCCTGGCTGACCTCCACAGCGCGGATCAGTTGAAAACTCAGGCAGTGGATTTCATCAACTA TCACGCTTCGGATGTCCTGGAGACCTCTGGGTGGAAGTCGATGGTGGTGTCACATCCCCACTTGGTGGCTGAGGCGTACCGCTCTCTGGCTTCGGCACAGTGCCCTTTTCTGGGACCCCCACGCAAGCGCCTGAAGCAGTCCTAA
- the SPOP gene encoding speckle-type POZ protein isoform X3 codes for MSRVPSPPPPAEMSSGPVAESWCYTQIKVVKFSYMWTINNFSFCREEMGEVIKSSTFSSGANDKLKWCLRVNPKGLDEESKDYLSLYLLLVSCPKSEVRAKFKFSILNAKGEETKAMESQRAYRFVQGKDWGFKKFIRRDFLLDEANGLLPDDKLTLFCEVSVVQDSVNISGQNTMNMVKVPECRLADELGGLWENSRFTDCCLCVAGQEFQAHKAILAARSPVFSAMFEHEMEESKKNRVEINDVEPEVFKEMMCFIYTGKAPNLDKMADDLLAAADKYALERLKVMCEDALCSNLSVENAAEILILADLHSADQLKTQAVDFINYLTVWKMVLLSRG; via the exons ATGTCAAGGGTTCCAAGTCCTCCGCCTCCGGCAGAAATGTCGAGTGGCCCCGTAGCTGAAAGCTGGTGCTACACACAG ATCAAGGTAGTGAAATTCTCCTACATGTGGACCATCAATAACTTTAGCTTTTGCCGGGAGGAAATGGGTGAAGTCATTAAAAGTTCAACCTTTTCATCAGGAGCCAATGATAAACTGAAATG GTGTTTGCGAGTAAACCCAAAAGGGCTAGATGAAGAAAGCAAAGATTACCTGTCACTTTACCTGTTACTGGTCAGCTGTCCAAAGAGTGAAGTTCGGGCAAAATTCAAATTCTCCATCCTGAATGCCAAGGGAGAAGAAACCAAAGCTATGG AGAGTCAACGGGCATATAGGTTTGTGCAAGGCAAAGACTGGGGATTCAAAAAATTCATCCGTAGAGATTTTCTCTTGGATGAGGCCAACGGGCTTCTCCCTGATGACAAGCTTACCCTTTTCTGTGAG GTGAGTGTGGTGCAAGATTCCGTCAACATTTCTGGCCAGAACACTATGAATATGGTGAAGGTCCCTGAGTGCCGGCTGGCCGATGAGCTGGGAGGACTGTGGGAGAACTCCCGGTTCACAGACTGCTGTCTGTGCGTTGCTGGCCAGGAGTTCCAGGCTCACAAAGCTATCTTGGCAG CTCGTTCTCCAGTTTTTAGTGCCATGTTTGAACATGAAATGGAGGAGAGCAAAAAG AATCGGGTTGAAATCAATGATGTGGAGCCTGAAGTTTTTAAGGAAATGATGTGCTTCATTTACACGGGGAAGGCTCCGAACCTCGACAAAATGGCTGATGATTTGCTGGCAGCTGCTGACAAG TATGCCCTGGAGCGTTTGAAGGTCATGTGTGAGGATGCCCTCTGCAGTAACCTCTCCGTGGAGAACGCCGCAGAAATTCTCATCCTGGCTGACCTCCACAGCGCGGATCAGTTGAAAACTCAGGCAGTGGATTTCATCAACTA CTTGACAGTTTGGAAGATGGTTTTGCTCTCCCGGGGCTAA